The sequence TCGGTGAGCATGCCGCAGACGGTGTCGGCGTCCGGGCGGGAGGGATCGCGCAGGGCCACAGGCAGGGCGAAGGCGGTGCCGGTGGTACCGGCCGCGAAGTCCGCGGCCAAGGCCCAGGCGGTCCGCAGCGCGGTGGCCGGCGTGAATCCATGGGTGCGGGCGGCGGCGTTCAGCGCCGTGACGGTGGCTGCAGGCAGTTCGCGGGTTTCGCTCGCCTGGCCGGTGCCGGCCAGCGCGGGTGCGCCGAGGAAGTGCGGGCGCGGCCCGGTGTCGGCATGGGCCAGGGTCTGTGCGAAGAACGCGGCGGCGGCCTCGCGATCAGCGGAGGCGATCCAGCCCAGGTGCTCGGCGTAGCTGCCGGTGGCGGCGGGCAGGTCGGACGGGGCGCGGGTGCCGCGCACGGCGGCCAGCTCCCGCAGCCACTGGCCCAGCAGCAGCGGCATGGACCAGCCGTCGAGGACGAGATGGTGCGCGGTGATGACCAGCTCATGGGCCGATGATGATTCCGAGGCCAGGGCGAAGCGCAGCAGCGGCGGGTCCTGCAGGTCGAACCCGGCCGCGGACTGCGCGCCGGCCAGCGCCTCGACGTCCGGTCCGGTGGTGAACGCCCGGGCCGCCAGCTCCTCGTTCCATGGCTCCACGAAGGAAACCGGGTCACCGGTCTCGTCCAGCAGGAAGCCGGCACGCAGGTTTTCCACCCGGCGCAGCAGGCCCAGCGTGGCGGCGCGGGCCTCGTCAGGGTCAAGCGGACCAGCCAACCGGACACGGGTCTGGCCGACGTACGGGTCGGACGCCTGCTCTTGGTCGTGGAGCATCAGCGTGTGGGCCACCAGACCGCGCTGCAAGGCGGTGGTCGGCCACCAGGCCAGCTGCGCGTCCAGCGGGTCGGGGGCTTGCCCGGTGTCGGGCAGGCCGTGGGAATTTTCGACGTCGTGTCGGGTCAGCTCGGTCATGGGGTCCTTTGGGCTGCGGTTCATAAAGCAACGAAGTCTGAAAGCAATGAAGTCTGAAAATGCGCAGGGGATGGCTGCGCGTTTAGCGGCGGCGACGGGTCAGCATGGCCGAAAGCCGGCTGCGCGCCGCGTCATCCAGCTGCACCAGGTCGGCAGTGCCGGCAGGCGCTGCCGCTGCGGTCGAATCCGCGGCCAGCGCGGTGGTCTTGGCGGCGATTCCCGCGACGGTGCGCTCGGCGAAGACCGACCCCACCGAGGAGGAGTAGCCGGCCTGGCGCAACGCGGAGACCACCGCGATCGCGGTGATCGAGTCCCCGCCTTCGGCGAAGAAATCCGATGCGGCGCCCAGCGCCTGCACCTGGATGCCCAGCGCCGCGGCCATGGCGGCGGCCACCGCCTGTTGGGCCGGTCCGTTCACCGGGGCGCCCCCGGGGACGTTAGCGGGCCGGGGATCTGGCAGCTGGTTTTCATCCAGCTTGCCCGTGGTGCCCAGCGGCAGCCGGTCGATGGTGGTCAGCGCATGCGGAATCATCTGCGGCGGCAAGACCCGGATCAGCGCCGCGCGCCACTGTTCGGCGTCGGCAACCAGCGCGGCTCCCTCGGAATTCGCGGGAACCACCCATGCCAGCAGCTGCGCGGCCCGGGCCCGGACCACGGCGTGGGCAACCCCGGGCAGCGCTGCCAGTGCCGTTTCCACTTCGCCCACGTCGATTCGGTAGCCGCGGATCTTCACCTGGCCGTCATCGCGGCCCAGGAAGCGCAGCAGCCCGTCGTGGCCGAGCACCGCCCGGTCCCCGGTGCGGTACATGCGGGTGCCGTCGCCGGCTGGATCTGCCACGAAACGGGAGGCGGTCAGGGCGCCCTGCCCCAGGTATCCGTGGGCTTCCTGCGGTCCTGACAAATACAGTTCCCCGGGCAGGCCGGGCGGCAGCGGGCGCAGCGCTGGGTCCAGCACCGCGGCCTTCAGCCCGGCCAGCGGGCGGCCGACC comes from Glutamicibacter arilaitensis Re117 and encodes:
- a CDS encoding condensation domain-containing protein produces the protein MTELTRHDVENSHGLPDTGQAPDPLDAQLAWWPTTALQRGLVAHTLMLHDQEQASDPYVGQTRVRLAGPLDPDEARAATLGLLRRVENLRAGFLLDETGDPVSFVEPWNEELAARAFTTGPDVEALAGAQSAAGFDLQDPPLLRFALASESSSAHELVITAHHLVLDGWSMPLLLGQWLRELAAVRGTRAPSDLPAATGSYAEHLGWIASADREAAAAFFAQTLAHADTGPRPHFLGAPALAGTGQASETRELPAATVTALNAAARTHGFTPATALRTAWALAADFAAGTTGTAFALPVALRDPSRPDADTVCGMLTETVLASGDYQPGDSLLDSVVRQQQWWNRSLEHQHLGVPGIERALSATGELAWSLLSFDAGGAPDRFALDGLQATLKATGDSSHYPVNVHVRAGERWQIELDYDARVPAHVAATLAEALVRGLTALALDTESRIAAIELMDPARVNGFETSGRDYAGS